Proteins co-encoded in one Bremerella sp. TYQ1 genomic window:
- a CDS encoding phytoene/squalene synthase family protein, producing MNASLDASYEECRRFSKQSGSNFLLSFWFLPREKRQAMYALYAFFRHTDDLADDEGSDRAANLNIWREHFRAAMQGEFLDTRLQALVDTIHRYQIPEQYLLESIDGVESDLTRTRFADFAELEHYCYQVASAIGLSCLPVWGIRPNFNRHAAIAAGVAFQLTNILRDVHEDAQRGRIYVPLEDLQQFDVSEASLLAGQLTAGFEPLMRHEIERAEQQFTAAQALRADLSPDGLRIYDAMTETYHDLLKQISRTPTEVLQRKIQVGSWRKMKLVARLAMSRMPLGSSGPRQAEAW from the coding sequence ATGAACGCTTCACTTGATGCCAGTTACGAAGAGTGTCGTCGATTCTCGAAGCAGTCTGGTTCGAACTTCCTGCTTTCGTTTTGGTTTCTGCCTCGCGAAAAACGTCAGGCGATGTACGCGTTGTACGCATTCTTTCGCCATACCGACGACCTTGCTGATGACGAAGGTTCCGATCGCGCGGCTAACTTGAACATTTGGCGAGAGCACTTCCGTGCTGCGATGCAAGGCGAATTCCTCGACACCCGACTGCAGGCATTGGTCGATACCATTCATCGGTATCAAATACCGGAGCAGTACCTGTTGGAATCGATCGACGGAGTGGAAAGCGATCTGACACGAACGCGATTCGCCGACTTCGCAGAACTGGAACATTACTGTTACCAGGTTGCCTCCGCGATTGGCTTAAGCTGCTTGCCGGTCTGGGGTATACGTCCCAACTTCAATCGCCACGCGGCCATCGCGGCCGGCGTCGCGTTTCAGCTGACCAATATCTTGCGAGACGTGCACGAAGACGCGCAGCGCGGAAGGATCTACGTTCCGCTGGAAGATCTTCAGCAGTTTGATGTCTCGGAAGCGTCGCTATTGGCTGGTCAATTGACCGCTGGATTCGAGCCACTGATGCGGCACGAAATCGAACGAGCCGAACAGCAGTTTACCGCGGCGCAAGCCTTGCGAGCCGATCTTTCGCCGGATGGACTACGCATCTACGACGCGATGACTGAAACCTATCACGATCTGCTGAAACAAATTTCCCGCACACCGACCGAAGTGCTGCAGCGAAAGATTCAAGTCGGCTCGTGGCGAAAAATGAAATTGGTGGCCCGACTGGCCATGTCGCGAATGCCACTGGGGAGCAGCGGCCCTCGCCAGGCGGAGGCTTGGTGA
- the hpnE gene encoding hydroxysqualene dehydroxylase HpnE encodes MAKNEIGGPTGHVANATGEQRPSPGGGLVMDVNAMRGQRVAIVGGGLAGLAAAEALSRFPFEIHLFEAKRSLGGRAGAYSDPDHPSLIDRCQHVAMGCCTNFLGFCERLELEECFRRDTKLHFIDAAGKAHPFSASGWLPAPLHLASAFRKQGYLSKPDQKRIASALWAMAPPEAVKKYAGWKMHDWLVEQLQSEEAIARFWEIVLVSALGAPLTEVSFVAARKVFVDGFLRHREAYQVYVPRIPLQDVFDVQAAQRLGERGVRFHRQSPVRQVAYFNSRFNVRFGQGQEGIFENFIAAVPWHQSPKIFSPILKNLMPKLDNVDEIDSSPISSVHLWLDRPLTKLPHAVLLDRTSQWVFNHGARQFKKSTAYYYQVVISASQDLAGRKHEELSRSVLAELVSAFSAQPAPYLLDFQVVTEKQAVFSATPALEGLRPAQGTILPGLALAGDWTKTGWPSTMEGAVRSGYLAAEAILRKYDYHDSVGDADLPVSFLSKMLWGIGKDESNR; translated from the coding sequence GTGGCGAAAAATGAAATTGGTGGCCCGACTGGCCATGTCGCGAATGCCACTGGGGAGCAGCGGCCCTCGCCAGGCGGAGGCTTGGTGATGGACGTCAACGCCATGCGTGGTCAACGCGTCGCAATCGTTGGTGGTGGCCTGGCAGGACTCGCCGCAGCGGAAGCTCTTTCGCGGTTTCCGTTTGAGATCCATCTGTTTGAAGCAAAGCGTTCCTTAGGTGGTCGCGCCGGAGCCTATAGTGACCCCGACCATCCGTCGCTGATCGATCGTTGTCAGCATGTGGCGATGGGCTGCTGTACCAACTTCCTTGGGTTCTGCGAGCGTCTGGAACTGGAAGAGTGCTTCCGCCGCGATACAAAGTTGCACTTCATCGACGCTGCAGGAAAAGCTCATCCTTTTTCGGCAAGCGGTTGGCTCCCTGCGCCGCTTCACTTGGCCTCGGCGTTTCGTAAGCAAGGCTATCTTTCCAAGCCAGATCAAAAGCGAATCGCCTCGGCACTGTGGGCGATGGCCCCTCCGGAAGCAGTCAAAAAGTATGCCGGCTGGAAAATGCACGACTGGCTCGTCGAGCAGCTTCAATCGGAAGAAGCGATCGCACGATTCTGGGAAATTGTACTGGTGAGTGCCTTAGGGGCTCCGCTGACGGAAGTCTCGTTCGTCGCGGCGCGGAAAGTCTTTGTCGATGGCTTCCTCCGACATCGAGAAGCATACCAGGTCTACGTTCCGCGAATCCCGCTGCAAGATGTGTTCGACGTACAAGCAGCTCAGAGGCTTGGTGAACGTGGCGTCCGCTTCCATCGTCAATCGCCGGTACGGCAAGTCGCTTACTTCAACTCGCGGTTCAATGTCCGTTTCGGACAAGGCCAAGAAGGAATCTTCGAGAACTTCATTGCCGCAGTACCATGGCATCAGTCTCCAAAGATCTTTTCGCCGATCCTGAAGAACCTGATGCCGAAGCTCGACAACGTCGACGAGATTGACTCGTCTCCCATTTCAAGCGTGCACTTATGGCTGGATCGCCCCCTGACGAAACTTCCGCACGCAGTGCTGCTGGATCGAACGAGCCAGTGGGTCTTCAACCATGGGGCTCGGCAATTCAAGAAATCGACTGCGTACTACTACCAGGTCGTTATTAGTGCCTCGCAAGATCTTGCTGGTCGAAAGCACGAGGAATTGTCGCGAAGCGTTCTCGCGGAACTGGTCAGTGCTTTTTCAGCTCAACCAGCGCCCTACTTGTTGGACTTTCAGGTCGTGACCGAAAAGCAAGCAGTCTTCTCTGCGACGCCCGCTTTGGAAGGTTTACGGCCAGCCCAAGGGACCATTCTGCCTGGTCTCGCATTGGCCGGCGATTGGACAAAGACTGGTTGGCCATCGACCATGGAAGGAGCCGTCCGAAGCGGGTACCTCGCCGCGGAAGCCATTCTGCGGAAGTACGACTACCACGATTCGGTCGGCGACGCCGATCTTCCCGTCAGTTTCCTCTCGAAGATGCTGTGGGGAATCGGGAAAGACGAATCGAATCGTTAA
- the hpnC gene encoding squalene synthase HpnC, protein MTPFQYQLANYGPNASWQTPSTSDAYAYCQDLTASSYENFSVISWFLPTELHPHFAAIYAYCRWADDLADEVADDAEGLKLLAWWEEQLESCYQQEAHHPVFVALKRTIREFKIPITPLRNLLIAFRQDQTKKRYNSYRELLAYCRNSADPVGRLVMYLGRCYSPEAVVYSDRVCTGLQLANFWQDVRRDFDKGRIYIPAEDFEQFELSIDDMPTCAETDAFRELIEFEVRRADQLLTSGEPIVDFFPSNLKVDIALFIRGGQTILKQIRHQHFDSWSHRPKVSKRTKVKLLAQAWWEIRVRNKRFSADPYEVPA, encoded by the coding sequence GTGACTCCATTTCAGTACCAGTTGGCCAATTATGGACCGAACGCCAGCTGGCAAACCCCCAGCACGAGCGATGCCTACGCGTATTGCCAAGATCTGACGGCTTCGTCGTACGAGAACTTCTCGGTGATCAGCTGGTTTCTGCCGACCGAACTGCATCCTCATTTCGCGGCCATTTATGCGTATTGCCGCTGGGCCGATGATCTAGCGGATGAAGTCGCCGACGATGCTGAAGGCCTCAAACTGTTGGCATGGTGGGAAGAACAACTCGAGTCCTGCTATCAACAGGAAGCCCATCACCCCGTATTCGTGGCGCTGAAACGAACCATTCGCGAATTCAAAATCCCGATCACACCACTTCGCAATCTGTTGATCGCGTTCCGTCAGGATCAAACCAAGAAGCGATACAACAGCTATCGCGAACTACTCGCTTATTGCCGAAACTCGGCCGATCCGGTCGGACGCCTGGTGATGTATCTGGGCCGCTGCTATTCGCCGGAAGCGGTCGTCTATTCCGATCGAGTCTGCACAGGGCTCCAACTGGCCAACTTCTGGCAAGATGTCCGCCGCGATTTCGACAAAGGTCGTATCTATATCCCTGCCGAAGACTTCGAGCAGTTCGAGCTTTCCATCGACGACATGCCCACATGTGCCGAAACGGATGCCTTCCGGGAACTGATCGAGTTTGAAGTCCGCCGGGCCGATCAACTGCTGACCTCGGGCGAACCGATCGTCGACTTCTTTCCGTCCAACTTGAAAGTCGATATCGCCCTGTTTATCCGTGGTGGTCAAACAATTCTAAAACAGATCCGCCATCAGCATTTCGATTCGTGGAGCCATCGCCCCAAAGTCAGCAAACGCACCAAAGTTAAACTGCTCGCCCAGGCCTGGTGGGAGATCCGCGTCCGCAACAAACGATTCAGTGCCGATCCGTACGAGGTGCCGGCATGA